The segment AGCGTCGATCTCGACGAAGCGGCGATCGCGCAGGCGAAGCGCAACGCGAATCTGAATCAGGCGCGGCTGAAGTTCGTGCATGCCGATGCGTTCGCCTACGCGCGGCAGATGCAGCAGAACGGAGAGAAGTGGGACGTGGTGGTGCTCGATCCGCCGAAGTTCATCTTCACGCGCGACGACCACGGCAACTGGGAGGGCCGGCAGAAATACGAGGACCTGAACCTGCTCGCGATCTCGCTCGTGAAACCGGGCGGGATATTCGTGACCTGTTCGTGCTCGGGCTTGCTCAGCCTCGAGGATTTCGAGCAGCACGTGATCAAGGCGGCACACCGGCAAAATCGGCGGCTGCAATTCTTCGACCGCACGGGTCCGGGCCCGGATCATCCGGTTTACTCGAACTGCCTCGAGAGCCGTTATCTCAAGGTGCTGTGGGCGCGGGTGGTGTAGGACGTTTCTAATGAATCTGCTGCCGGGTCGAGCCCGTCGTCTGGAGCCGCGACGAGGGCGTCGCATCCCCATCCAAGCCTCGTTATCTACGAGATTTCACCCGTGAACCCGATCGATCTGACTGCAGCGTTCGCGACGATCACGACGCACTGGGATCCGCACATTGTCGGTGAGCTGAACGGCCAGTACGTAAAATGCGTGAAGCTGCGCGGCGACTTCGTGTGGCACCACCACGACCACGAGGACGAGTTGTTCCTCGTGCATCGCGGCACGCTGGAGATGCGCTTGCGCGATCGCACGGTGACGCTGCAGCCGGGTCAGTTCTTCATCGTGCCGCGTGGTGTCGAGCATCAGCCGGCGGCGCGGGACGAGGTCGAAGTCGTGCTGTTCGAACCCGCGGGCACGCTCAACACGGGCAACGTGCGCGAGGCGCGCACGCGCGACACGTTGAAGCGGCTCGATCGCTGACATAAACGCACCATCGCGATTGGAGGTGCGTCAGACCTTGCGCCATGATCAAGAAACTCGCCCACGTCTGCCTGTTCACGGATCAACTGCCTGCGATGATCGCGTTTTATCGCGATACGCTGGGCTTCCCGATCAAGTTCACGATGAAGAACGATGCCGGCGTCGACTTCGGGTACTATTTCGCCACAGGCGAGATGACGTTTGTGGAAATCTTCGATCAGAAGAAAGCGGTCGCGCAGTGGGGCGGGGAGGTGGTGGCGATGAAATCGAATCACACGGCGCACGCGCGGCATTTTTGTTTCGAGGTGAACGGCCTCGAGCAGGAGGTCGCGCGGCTCGAGGCGAAGGGACTCGCCGTGAAGCCGGTCAAGGTCGGCATGGATCATTCGAAGCAGGCCTGGATCCAGGATCCCGATGGGAATGACATCGAGTTGATGGAGTACACGCCGCAGAGCCTGCAGTGGTGAGCCGGGAAGACTGGACGGTCTGAGCGAAAGCGCATCGTGAGAGGCGGAGCGTCCTGCCCCCAAGGCGCTGCGGCGCGGAGCGGAACGCGTGAGCGTTTCGGCGAAAGCCTCACGGCTTCCGCTACCAAGCGCGTCGAGGGCAACGCGCTCCACCTGACGCCGGTTGGGCGAAAGCCTCACGGCTTCCGCCACGTGCCGGCGGAGAGCGGCGGGATGCGTGCCGCGATTCGCGATGGACAAGCGCGCGCGAGTGCGAACCATCCGACGCATGGACGCACTCGGCCGGCTTTTTGCGCAAAACAAAGCGTGGGCGAACGATATTCGCGCGCGCGATCCGCTGTTCTTCGAGAAGCTTTCGCGTCAGCAGACGCCGGAGTATTTCTGGATTGGCTGCTCCGACAGCCGCGTGCCGGCGAACGAGATCCTCGGGCTGCTGCCGGGCGAGGTGTTTGTTCATCGCAACATCGCCAACGTCGTCGTGCACACGGACCTGAATTGCCTGAGTGTGCTGCAATTCGCGGTCGACGTGATCAAGGTGAAGCACGTGATGGTGGTCGGCCACTACGGCTGCAGCGGCGTCGGTGCGGCGTTGCGCTGCGAGCGCGTGGGGCTGGCGGACAACTGGCTCCGGCACGTGCAGGACGTGCGCGAGAAACACGACGGGTGCCTGTGCGGGCTGCAGGGCGAGGCGGCGCAGGCGGAGCGGCTGTGCGAATTGAACGTGATCGAGCAGTTCGCCAACGTGTGCGAGACGTCGATCGTGCGCGACGCCTGGAAGCGCGGGCAACCGCTGGCGGTGCACGGCTGGATTTACGGGCTGCGCGACGGCTTGCTGCGCGACCTTGGCTGCTCGGCCAGCAATCCCGACGAGGCGACGAGCGGTTACGAGAACGCCGTCGCAAATCTCACCAAGCAGCCGTGAGCGGCGGTTGCAGGCGAGCTCGGTGAGCTGGCGTGGATCAGCCACCTCGCCGGGGAGGCCCACAGCATGGCTGCGCCGACCTGCGTGCCGGCGAAACAAAAAGCCCGCGGTGAAAAACCGCGGGCTCGAGAAAACAGAAAGAGAGAGAGCAGCCGAATCAGGCGCGACCGAGATAGCTGCCGTCGGCCGTGCTGATCTTGATGATCTCGCCTTCCTTGATGAAGAGCGGCACCTGCACGACCAGCCCGGTCTCGAGCGTCGCGGGCTTCTGCACGTTGCTCGCCGTGTCGCCCTTGATGCCCTCGGAGGACTCGACCACCTTCAGCGCGACGGTGGACGGCAGTTCGACCGTGAGCGGCTTGTCGTCGACGAACA is part of the Opitutus terrae PB90-1 genome and harbors:
- a CDS encoding cupin domain-containing protein, producing the protein MNPIDLTAAFATITTHWDPHIVGELNGQYVKCVKLRGDFVWHHHDHEDELFLVHRGTLEMRLRDRTVTLQPGQFFIVPRGVEHQPAARDEVEVVLFEPAGTLNTGNVREARTRDTLKRLDR
- the can gene encoding carbonate dehydratase — translated: MDALGRLFAQNKAWANDIRARDPLFFEKLSRQQTPEYFWIGCSDSRVPANEILGLLPGEVFVHRNIANVVVHTDLNCLSVLQFAVDVIKVKHVMVVGHYGCSGVGAALRCERVGLADNWLRHVQDVREKHDGCLCGLQGEAAQAERLCELNVIEQFANVCETSIVRDAWKRGQPLAVHGWIYGLRDGLLRDLGCSASNPDEATSGYENAVANLTKQP
- a CDS encoding VOC family protein; translated protein: MIKKLAHVCLFTDQLPAMIAFYRDTLGFPIKFTMKNDAGVDFGYYFATGEMTFVEIFDQKKAVAQWGGEVVAMKSNHTAHARHFCFEVNGLEQEVARLEAKGLAVKPVKVGMDHSKQAWIQDPDGNDIELMEYTPQSLQW